One stretch of Rhodopirellula islandica DNA includes these proteins:
- a CDS encoding ATP-dependent Clp protease ATP-binding subunit: protein MYERFTDRARKVMQLANQEAQRFNHEYIGTEHILLGLVKEGSGVAANVLKNLEVDLRKIRLEVEKLVQSGPEMVTVGKLPQTPRAKKVIEYSMEEARNLNHSYVGTEHILLGLLREQEGVAAQVLMNLGLKLEDVREEVLNLLGHGLEGAEVGERGGRGGDSEGSSGGSGSSKSGKSKTPALDSFGRDLTELAKKGELDPVIGREREIERAIQILCRRTKNNPVLLGEAGVGKTAIIEGFAQRVIGGEVPEILAEKRIVVLDLAMMVAGTKYRGQFEERIKAVMTEVRRVKNTILFIDELHTLVGAGGAEGAIDAANVLKPALARGEIQCIGATTLDEYRKYIEKDNALARRFQEIMVEPTGKTETIEILKGLRERYEEHHRVQFTDDAIVAAVEMSERYITARCLPDKAIDVIDEAGARVRLRTMTRPPDLKEIDEQVETLNKDKEDAVANQDFEKAANLRDQAEKLRKKKDQITQEWREKSQQTDGVVDEEIIAEVVSKMTGIPLTRLSTEDSLRLLKMEEELHKRVVSQSQAVTAVAKAVRRSRSGLKDPKRPTGSFIFAGPTGVGKTLLAKALAEYMFGDADALVHIDMSEYMEKHNVSRLIGAPPGFVGYEEGGQLTEKIRRRPYAVVLFDEIEKAHPDVFNMLLQVMEEGRLTDSFGRNVDFRNTILIMTTNAGAEAIKNESAFGFQKPDGDASYDSMKSRVMDQIERVFRPEFLNRLDDTIIFRHLTTTDLKGVIDFELSKVRERLLDRGLAIDLSDEAKEFLIKKGSNLDYGARPLRRAIEQRIEDPLGEELLRGAFEGKDTIIIDVHKDDSGKITRLNFEGEKRGWADSDSDEEAVPAASSDDQAKSDAS from the coding sequence ATGTACGAACGGTTTACTGACCGAGCCAGGAAAGTCATGCAATTGGCTAACCAAGAGGCTCAACGATTCAATCACGAATACATCGGCACCGAACACATTTTGTTGGGGTTGGTGAAAGAGGGCAGCGGTGTCGCTGCCAATGTGTTGAAAAATCTCGAGGTCGATCTGCGAAAGATCCGCCTCGAAGTCGAAAAATTGGTGCAAAGCGGTCCCGAAATGGTGACCGTCGGCAAATTGCCACAAACACCACGTGCGAAAAAAGTCATCGAATACTCGATGGAAGAAGCACGCAATCTCAACCACAGCTACGTGGGCACCGAGCACATCCTGCTGGGTTTGCTGCGTGAACAAGAAGGCGTCGCCGCGCAAGTTCTGATGAACTTGGGCCTGAAGCTGGAAGATGTTCGCGAAGAAGTGCTCAACCTGCTCGGACACGGGCTCGAAGGCGCTGAAGTCGGCGAACGCGGTGGCCGTGGTGGCGACAGCGAAGGCAGCAGTGGCGGAAGTGGAAGCAGCAAGAGCGGCAAGAGCAAGACTCCCGCCCTGGACAGCTTCGGCCGCGACCTGACCGAACTGGCTAAGAAAGGCGAACTGGATCCAGTCATTGGCCGCGAACGAGAGATCGAACGCGCCATCCAAATCCTCTGCCGCCGGACTAAGAACAACCCCGTCCTGCTGGGCGAAGCCGGTGTCGGTAAAACCGCCATCATCGAAGGCTTTGCCCAACGCGTCATCGGCGGCGAAGTGCCTGAAATCTTGGCCGAGAAACGCATCGTCGTTCTCGACCTCGCCATGATGGTGGCAGGCACCAAGTACCGCGGTCAGTTCGAAGAACGCATCAAAGCGGTCATGACCGAAGTGCGTCGTGTCAAAAACACGATCCTCTTCATCGATGAACTTCACACCCTGGTCGGTGCCGGCGGTGCAGAAGGCGCCATCGACGCGGCCAACGTCCTGAAGCCAGCTTTGGCACGGGGCGAAATCCAGTGCATCGGTGCGACAACCCTCGACGAGTACCGCAAGTACATCGAAAAAGACAACGCGCTGGCCCGTCGTTTCCAAGAGATCATGGTCGAACCGACCGGCAAGACCGAGACGATCGAAATCCTCAAGGGATTGCGAGAACGCTACGAAGAACACCACCGGGTGCAGTTCACCGACGATGCCATCGTGGCAGCCGTCGAAATGAGCGAACGCTACATCACCGCCCGCTGCTTGCCCGACAAAGCCATCGACGTGATCGATGAAGCCGGTGCTCGCGTGCGTCTTCGCACCATGACTCGTCCACCAGACTTGAAAGAGATCGACGAGCAAGTCGAAACGCTGAACAAGGACAAAGAAGACGCGGTTGCCAACCAAGACTTCGAAAAAGCCGCCAACCTACGTGATCAAGCTGAAAAACTTCGCAAGAAGAAAGATCAGATCACTCAAGAATGGCGTGAGAAAAGTCAGCAAACCGATGGCGTCGTCGACGAAGAGATCATCGCAGAAGTCGTCAGCAAGATGACCGGCATTCCATTGACACGTCTGTCAACGGAAGACTCGTTGCGTCTGCTGAAGATGGAAGAGGAACTGCACAAACGCGTCGTCAGCCAAAGCCAAGCGGTCACAGCGGTCGCCAAAGCGGTTCGCCGAAGTCGTTCGGGTTTGAAAGATCCCAAGCGTCCAACCGGTTCGTTCATCTTCGCCGGTCCAACCGGTGTCGGTAAAACGTTGCTCGCCAAAGCTCTCGCTGAATACATGTTCGGTGACGCAGACGCTTTGGTGCACATCGACATGTCCGAGTACATGGAGAAACACAACGTCAGCCGTCTGATCGGTGCCCCTCCCGGATTCGTGGGTTACGAAGAAGGTGGGCAGCTGACCGAAAAGATTCGCCGCCGTCCTTACGCGGTTGTTCTGTTCGACGAAATCGAAAAGGCGCACCCCGATGTCTTCAACATGCTGTTGCAAGTCATGGAAGAAGGTCGCTTGACCGACTCCTTCGGTCGCAACGTCGACTTCCGAAACACGATCTTGATCATGACCACCAACGCGGGTGCGGAAGCGATCAAGAACGAATCGGCATTCGGTTTCCAAAAACCGGATGGCGATGCGAGCTACGACTCGATGAAGTCTCGTGTGATGGACCAAATTGAACGTGTCTTCCGACCTGAGTTCTTGAACCGCTTGGACGACACGATCATCTTCCGTCACCTGACCACGACCGACCTCAAGGGCGTGATCGACTTCGAACTGTCGAAGGTTCGCGAACGGTTGCTCGACCGTGGCCTGGCCATCGACTTGAGCGACGAAGCGAAGGAGTTCTTGATCAAGAAGGGCAGCAACCTCGATTACGGTGCCCGTCCACTTCGTCGTGCAATCGAGCAACGCATCGAAGATCCACTCGGCGAAGAATTGCTGCGTGGTGCGTTCGAAGGCAAGGACACGATCATCATCGACGTTCACAAAGACGACAGTGGCAAGATCACACGTCTGAACTTCGAAGGCGAAAAACGAGGCTGGGCAGACAGCGACTCCGACGAGGAAGCGGTGCCTGCTGCCAGCAGCGATGACCAAGCAAAATCGGACGCTTCGTAG